The sequence below is a genomic window from Rhodothermales bacterium.
CCAACTGGGTCTATATTACCTTGCTGCAAAGTTGGCATTCCTGCCGTTGGAGATAGCTGACGAAGTTATTGCCAGCGTGACTTTTCCGTTATACGCGCGTCTTCAGGCCAGCAAAGAAAGAGTCGTAAGGACCTTCCGTTCCGTAATGCTTGCGACATTCGCGCTGCTGGTGCCCGCTTCGCTGCTATTAGTGGCACTCGCGCCGGGAATCGTTGAGAATATCCTCGGAGCGCGGTGGAGCGCGACGGTCCCCGTCATCCGCGCGCTCGCAATAGTCAGCATTGTCTACCTGCTTGGCGAGGGTATTCGCCCCGTACTCAAGGGCGTGGGCAAGCCCTCGAAGGTCGCGTTGATTGAGGCAGTTCAGACTTCACTGCTGGTCGCTCTCGCATGGATCTTTATCCGGAATTGGGGAGTCGTCGGAGCGGCGCTCGCATGGATACCTGCTGTAGTTGTCGCCACCCTGATTGGAGTTCGGTTCATGACGAATATTTTTGAACGACCGTTCAAAGGCTTCGGAACGCCTACGCTGGCGGTACTAGCCGTTGCTGCAGTGTGGGTCCTGCTCGCTGCAGGGTTCTACGCAGCATTTGCTACCACGGCAGGCGTGATTATCGCCACCTTCATTGGGTTCGGTGGAGTCGCAATTAGCCTTTGGAGCCTGGATCGCAGATGGGACCTTGGAATCACTCGGGATCTTGGCCAGGCTTTTCCACAGCTGGGCAACCTCGGTGCCTCAAGACGTGATCCGCACGACGGTTAGGTCGTCCAGAATTGATCCGATTCTTCCAAGAGGAGCCTCTCTAGAAGCCGTCAAGAATGCCCACACAATTCGCCAAGTCATTATTCTGGAACCTGCCACACGAAGTGCGCCGTGTCTTGTTTCGGGCTCGGCATCCTTCGTCCTACAACCATCTACAGAAGCTGCGCACCGAAACCGAGGGGGACTATTCTCTACGGCCATTCATCGATCATAAGTGTGTTTTTGTTCACATTCCCAAGTGTGCGGGCAGCTCCATCTCACGAAGCCTCTTCGGCAACTTAGGGGGTGGTCACACGTCTGCGCGAAAGTACCAGATCGTTTTCACCAAGAAGGAATTCGCCGAATACTTCAAGTTCGCGTTTGTGCGCAATCCATGGGACAGGGTCGTTTCAGCATTTCTTTTCCTGAAGGCGGGCGGAACGGGACAGACGGACCGGCGGTGGGCTGAGCAAAATCTGTCGGAGTACCCGGACTTCGACAGCTTTGTCCGAGGGTGGCTCAACCCGGTTAACGCACGAGCCAGCTGGCACTTCAAGCCGCAATACCCCTATGTATCCGGTGGAGATGGCAGGCTGTTGATTGACTTCGTCGGATACTTTGAACGACTGCAGGAGGATTACTCGTTCATTCGCAGGACGATTCGTTGTGGAGCCCCTTTGATTCATCTGAATCAGACGCGCGATCGATCGAAGGATTTTCGACAGTACTACAGGGAGGAAACGCAGCAGATCGTTGCGGACGTGTATCGAGAGGACATCCGGATCTTTGGTTACGGATTCGAGAGCGAAGCACCGACCGGCCCACGGCACGTGAACTCGCCGGCAACTCGGCAGCACAGCCTCCCGACAACTGGTCGCTTCGTGCCAGGACGCTGAAGCGGCAAAATAGTCTTGACATGTCTATCACGGGTTCCCCGACCCGTTTGGAGGAAGAACTCCTGCCCGTGTGCCCCTGTCCGGTCATGCTCTGAAGAATAGAGCCCCGCGGGTGCGTGGTTCGGGACCGGGCTTCTCGGTGTCCTTTGGAGGAATGACTGTGGCCCTGACGCCGATTGAACTTCGTCCGATTCCGGTCCCGCGACCCCTCTATTGCTGGACACAGCTTTCCCCGGTGCAAAACCTGACGATACAGGTGTAATGCGGGTCCGCTCGATTAAGCATTGCCCCCCAACCGTCTAACAGTGCGGCCTGCATTCTGCAAGCGGAATGCTACATGGTCTTCAATTCGATCACATTCGTGGCTTTTTTCTGCGTCGTACTGCTCGTGTACGCAATGCCACTCCCCTGGCGTTTCAAGAAAGCCCACCTTCTCGTAGCCAGCTACCTCTTCTATGCCGCGTGGAACCCTCCCTTCGTCATCCTTATCTGGATATCAACCCTGGTTGACTGGTACGCTGCCAGGAGGATCAAGGCAGCGACTGCCCTGTCATTTAGGCGCTCATTTCTTCTCGTCAGCCTGGTCACAAACCTGGGCATCCTTGGATTCTTCAAGTATGGTGATTTCCTGATCGAAAATTTCGTCTGGTTTGCAGCGACACTGGGCATCGAATTCCAACCGGCAGATCTGGGGATCTTCCTTCCAATCGGGATTTCATTCTACACCTTTCAGACGTTGTCGTACACAATCGATGTATACCGACGAAAGATGGAACCCTGGAATTCATTCCTCGACTTTGCACTGTTCGTCACGTTCTTTCCCCAACTTGTTGCCGGGCCCATAGTGCGCGCCAGCCATTTTCTTCCTCAGTGCCTCACGCCACGACGCGTGACTGCTAACGGACTCAGTTGGGGCTTCGCGTTGCTTACGCTCGGTCTATTCGAGAAAGCAGTGTTGGCCGACTCCTTGATGGCACCGGTAGCCGACCTCGTCTACGCCTCTCCGATGAAGGCCGGCTTCGTTGATGCCTGGGCCGGCACACTCGCATTCTCAGCTCAGATCTTCTTTGATTTTGCGGGCTATTCGACGTGCGCAATAGGCGCCGCCCTGTGTCTCGGATTTCATCTGCCGGAGAATTTCCGTTACCCCTACGCAGCCATTGGCTTCTCGGACTTCTGGCGGCGCTGGCACGTTTCGCTGTCGACGTGGCTTCGAGACTACCTGTACATACCCCTCGGGGGGAACCGGAGAGGTCGCCGTCGAACGTACATCAACCTGATGCTGACCATGCTGCTCGGTGGACTATGGCACGGCGCAGCGTGGCGCTTTGTCGCCTGGGGGGGGATGCACGGACTTTTTCTGTCCGCAGAGCGGTTGCTTCGCCGAAGATTGTCTCACATCCAGTTGGCGCATTCGCGTCTGGCACGTGTAGCCGCCGGCCTACTCACGTACTACCTGACCTGCCTGACGTGGACGTTCTTCCGAGCAACGGATTTTACTGGAGCGCTTCACATTCTGCGCGCGATGTTCTTTGGGGCTCAGGACCAAATGGAGACCGGCCTTCTAAACGTGACGGCTGTTGCCATCCTTACTGCACTTACGTTGTGTGTTCACTGGTTTATGCGGGAAAGAAGCCTGGAGGAAGTGGCTGATTCGGTGCCGTGGTGGATTCGCGGTACCGTGCTGGCGTTGATGTTGATTGCCGTCGCGATGGTCCGTGGTGGCGACCGGGCCTTCATCTACTTCCAATTCTAGAGACGGCGTTGGCATGCATTCTCGCTCAGCCCATATCTCCTGCGGTCACCCCGCGATGTCCGCTAAAGTCTGGCTTCTCGCGATTACGATCGTCGCGGTCTTTCTTGTCACGATGGAAGCAGTGTGGCGATCGGTTGGCTTTCAGCCGTTCTTGCCCGCCGCAGACGAAGAAGCGTGGGCGCTGAACTTGATGCGCGCCCACGGAGACGCAACCGTAATTCTTGGCACCTCTCGGGCTCAAGCCGCGATTGACCCTCAAGCGTGGTCTGAGGTGTTTCAAGGTCGTCCGCCACTTCAGCTTACGCTCTGGGGTACCGAAGCACTGCCAGTTCTGGAACACCTGGCCAAATCGAACGACTTTCGAGGACTTGTGATCATGGGTATCACTCCTCACGCAGAGTTTGGAGCATCACCTGCGCAAGAATTGGACGCGACCTATGCCGAGACCTATAGGAATCTATCATCCAGACCGGCTCGAAGGACTGAAGTCAGCCTTCGAAACCACTTCTCGTTCCTGGTATATCGCCAACCAGTTCTGGCGCCAAGTCGTATTCTCACTGGCATTCTGCGCGCGCTGAGGACCGGTGATCCTACGTGGCTTGTTCCGGAAAGGCCATACTGGAACCGCAGGCCGGATCGTTTTCTTGAGTTGGACTTCTCGCGCGCAGACGTGCCACACAGGGTGGAAACGATTGCGAAAACGGTTCGCGACGAGGGTGGCGCGGCAACCGATAACGAGGTGGACGAAATACTCATGCGAATGGAGAGAGCCACTCGAGAGATTCAATCAAGAGGCGGGGATGTTGTGTTCGTCCATTTGCCCCACAGTCTCTCGATAAAGGAGCTCGAGGACCAGCTCTACCCGCGCGCTCGGTACTGGGACCGACTTGCCGCGAAATTCAAGGGGGGCACGATACATTTCGAAGACCATGAAACTCTGAGGGGCTATTCATGCCCCGACGGGTCCCATCTGGACATGAGAGACGCAGCACCATTTACGCGGGCCCTCGCAGAAATCGTTGGTCGATTGCCGGGTCGAACAAATCCCTGAACGTTCACGACACGGATAGGCGGGTTGAGATGCAAGTCACTCAACCAGTTGGAGTGCCTGTCAGTCAGGCGAGCATGAGATACCAGAGTACGGGACCGAAGCGTAACACAAGATTCGCCACCCACGAATAGGCTGACTCGACCGACATGATCTTGATTTGAATGTGATGTGGCCCGGGTCGTTCTTTGCACATCAACCAAATGACTTGATGACAGGCACAGACCACTGAAGCGATTGGGCCTAGGTTGTCATGCGATCACATTCCAACACCAGAGAAGATCAGACCGAATCCAATCACTCGGCTTGCGACAGGTCGACGAGGTGACGGACCGTCGAAGTGCGAGCTCTTGCCAATAAAGACGCACGCTTGCCCCATGGCAATTAATGGTGAATGTCGACCCGGTGCCGATCCGCCGTGGTCGAGAGTCGTAACATTTATCTCAAATCGAATCCCGCATGAGCCTTTCCGTTCGAATCGGTCTTGTTTCACTGGTCGTACTCCTGATTCTGGCGTTCGTCGGATACGGAGCGCTGCTGCGACTGAATGTACTGCCGCGACTCGCGTTTGCGCCGGGATGGGTTCTGACGGATCAGTTCGGCGAACGGTTTACGAGTGAAGACCTCCGGGGCGCAATCACCCTCTACACATTCGATTACTCGGCTAATGAGGACCCCCGTCGCCAGACTCACGATCTCATGAGTGACGTTCAAAACCAGCTGGCGAAGCAAGATCTTGGCGACGTACCCGTTCGGCTCGTCACGGTCACGATCGATCCGACGCGCGACACTCCCGATATCCTGCGCACGGTGGGTGAAAACCGAAACGTGGACTTCTCGCGATGGACTTTCGCCACCGGCGACAGCGCATCCATCCGGGTCGCGGTAAACCACGGCTTCGGCGTGTACTATGAGCCGGATCCTGACGGCGGTGTGTCCTACGATCCCACCTTCGTCATCGTCGATGGAATGGGGATCGAGCGAGCTCGATATCGTTATGGCTTACCGCCTGTCGACAACCTTGTCGGCGGCCTCCTTTCCGTCGTCAGCGAAGCGAAGGCAGCGACCGGATCTGCCCGCCTGGCCTACGAGGCCGCACACTTGTTTAGCTGTTATTCGACAACACCCTAATGAAACGACTGATCATCCTCGGCGCAGTCGCCATCCTGCTTGGCGCCATCCTTATCGGCACGCTATTTCTCATCCTTGGCGGTCCCCCTGCTTTGAATGGAACGCTCCTGGATCCTCCGATGAGCGCGCCGGACTTCGAGTTGACGTCCGTCGATGGCACAGTTCGAAAGAGCGACTTTGACGGCAAGATCGTTGTGATCTTTTTCGGCTACACCTTCTGCCCGGACGTCTGCCCAACCACGCTATCGCGCCTCCGGGAGACGATGGTCCTTCTGGGCCACCAGGCGTCGGAGGTGCAAGTACTCATGGTGAGTGTGGATCCGGAGCGCGACACGCCGGAACGAGTCGCCGCATACGCACACGACTTCAATCCTGACTTCGTAGGGCTCACGGGCGAGCCCGAGAAGATCGCGACCGTTGCAGCCGACTTTGGCATCTTCCATTCGAAGGCCGAGGGATCGGCAGAGACCGGCTATCTGGTCGACCATACAGCTGCCGTCCTGGTCCTCAACCGGGAAGGCGACACACGGTTGATCTGGGCGTTCGAAACGACGCCGCAGCAGATGGCCCGGGATCTTAATTACCTCATAGCGAAAGGCTGATCATCGGAATCAGCCACACGACTACCACAAACGTATTCAGACTCCATGCAATTCCCTGAACTCACCTCGTTCCGACGGACCTGTTCCGGGTGGAGGATCTCTACCGCCACTACGCTGTCTCTGTCACTGCTTCTGCTGATCTCTGCTTGCGGTCCGGTTGTCCCTCCCCAACCCGACATTCAGGTGGAAGGCGCCTGGGCACGACCCTCCATGGGCATCACGCCCGGGGAGCAAGCTGCAGATTCGACGGCGAACGCGTCGGCTACATCTGCCGTCTATTTCGAAATGCGTAACGCGGGACAACTGGCGGACAGCCTCATCGGCGCACGCACTGACGTCGCACGCGTAATCGAAATCCACCGGAGCACAATGCAGGATGGTATCATGCGGATGCGCCGGCAGAACGAGGTCGCAATCGCACCGGGAAGATCGGTTGTTCTGAAGCCGGGCGACTACCATCTCATGCTGATAGGCCTCACCCAAGACCTCGCACCAGGCGACCGCTTCATGGTGACGCTGGATCTCGCTCAGAGCGGCGAGCGAGATGTGGATGTCGAGGTTCGGCAGCCGTGACCGGTTACGCGTGATCTGCGTCGAGCCAGACGAATACTGCGCGCGGCTCCACCTTCCGGTAAACGCCTCCACCGCCTGATGGTGTAGAACGCAAGCTGTGCAAGAATCGGAAGCACCGATCTACCGATAAAGGATTCGGCCCGAATAACGCGCTCACGGTAGTCCAGAACAGATTACCTGGGCACGCTGCCCTTTCGCTGGAGCCACCACCGCATGCACCTGTGCCCGAAATCTACAGGCTCACAGAACATCATTGGACAGCCGCCCGCGATGCACTCAATTCCATGGGCCTCGCACTCCGCGACCGCCTCGTCAGACACGCTTCCTTCTCCAAACGAGCGGTGTATCCAGACTCGCGGGATACCCTTCTCCGCACACTGCCGAACCACATCCAGCGACGCGGCCGGCGGCGTTGCGATCACGACACCGTCAATCGAACCGGGGACATCGCGCAACGTCGGAAAGCACGACACACTCTCAACCTCCGGCGCTCTCGGGTTCACGGGAACAACGTCGTAGCCGGACTCCGAAAGTCTCCGGAAGATCGCGTTTGCCGGTTGGTTAGACTGGCGGGAAACCCCTGCAACAGCAAAGCGCTGGCCGCTCAGAAACCGATTGATTGAGTCGGGTATACTCTTCATTCGCATAGCCTCCCGGATCGAGGTGATTTCGACGACCTGGAAGATCGTACCACGACTCCTCGGTCGCTGAAGGAAAACCCGACACCGCGCGTGCGCGACGACTCCCCACATCGCGGCTCGCCCGTTGCGTCACGTCAGCATGACTTCGTGTTCGGCAAAACACGAGCCCGTTTCTTGAATGCGAATGCGCATCGAAGTGATCGCGTGCTTCTCAAGTACGTCGCTGCCGTTGTGCCGCACGTAGTCTGCGACAATGACACACAGATTCTCGGCCGTGGATTCGCACGGGATGACCACGTGCCGGTCACCCAGTTTTCGGACGGCCCCGAGCAGTTCAATATCGTCCTTGGATACGAGCGTCGAATGATCCCACTCGTCTATCAACGGC
It includes:
- a CDS encoding lipopolysaccharide biosynthesis protein, whose amino-acid sequence is MSFDAQTAGSALGWKAFQHGGSKIVYFARLVVLARLLTPDDFGLIAISLVAIEVMARLTNLGMTPALIQHEDLSDKHYHTAWTIGLIRGAFVFVIVFVTAPFVAGLFGDERASPIIRVLALLPILEGAASIKVAELIRRLDFRTLAFVKMPAALANATVAISLAPFFGVWALVGGALAGPAAYLVLSYVFAPYRPHLDIDRQSTRALISFGRWMFSIGIIYLIGNSVLRLIVSRELGTDQLGLYYLAAKLAFLPLEIADEVIASVTFPLYARLQASKERVVRTFRSVMLATFALLVPASLLLVALAPGIVENILGARWSATVPVIRALAIVSIVYLLGEGIRPVLKGVGKPSKVALIEAVQTSLLVALAWIFIRNWGVVGAALAWIPAVVVATLIGVRFMTNIFERPFKGFGTPTLAVLAVAAVWVLLAAGFYAAFATTAGVIIATFIGFGGVAISLWSLDRRWDLGITRDLGQAFPQLGNLGASRRDPHDG
- a CDS encoding sulfotransferase family 2 domain-containing protein, whose protein sequence is MPTQFAKSLFWNLPHEVRRVLFRARHPSSYNHLQKLRTETEGDYSLRPFIDHKCVFVHIPKCAGSSISRSLFGNLGGGHTSARKYQIVFTKKEFAEYFKFAFVRNPWDRVVSAFLFLKAGGTGQTDRRWAEQNLSEYPDFDSFVRGWLNPVNARASWHFKPQYPYVSGGDGRLLIDFVGYFERLQEDYSFIRRTIRCGAPLIHLNQTRDRSKDFRQYYREETQQIVADVYREDIRIFGYGFESEAPTGPRHVNSPATRQHSLPTTGRFVPGR
- a CDS encoding MBOAT family protein, yielding MVFNSITFVAFFCVVLLVYAMPLPWRFKKAHLLVASYLFYAAWNPPFVILIWISTLVDWYAARRIKAATALSFRRSFLLVSLVTNLGILGFFKYGDFLIENFVWFAATLGIEFQPADLGIFLPIGISFYTFQTLSYTIDVYRRKMEPWNSFLDFALFVTFFPQLVAGPIVRASHFLPQCLTPRRVTANGLSWGFALLTLGLFEKAVLADSLMAPVADLVYASPMKAGFVDAWAGTLAFSAQIFFDFAGYSTCAIGAALCLGFHLPENFRYPYAAIGFSDFWRRWHVSLSTWLRDYLYIPLGGNRRGRRRTYINLMLTMLLGGLWHGAAWRFVAWGGMHGLFLSAERLLRRRLSHIQLAHSRLARVAAGLLTYYLTCLTWTFFRATDFTGALHILRAMFFGAQDQMETGLLNVTAVAILTALTLCVHWFMRERSLEEVADSVPWWIRGTVLALMLIAVAMVRGGDRAFIYFQF
- a CDS encoding SCO family protein, whose protein sequence is MKRLIILGAVAILLGAILIGTLFLILGGPPALNGTLLDPPMSAPDFELTSVDGTVRKSDFDGKIVVIFFGYTFCPDVCPTTLSRLRETMVLLGHQASEVQVLMVSVDPERDTPERVAAYAHDFNPDFVGLTGEPEKIATVAADFGIFHSKAEGSAETGYLVDHTAAVLVLNREGDTRLIWAFETTPQQMARDLNYLIAKG
- a CDS encoding copper chaperone PCu(A)C → MQFPELTSFRRTCSGWRISTATTLSLSLLLLISACGPVVPPQPDIQVEGAWARPSMGITPGEQAADSTANASATSAVYFEMRNAGQLADSLIGARTDVARVIEIHRSTMQDGIMRMRRQNEVAIAPGRSVVLKPGDYHLMLIGLTQDLAPGDRFMVTLDLAQSGERDVDVEVRQP
- a CDS encoding CoA-binding protein, which codes for MKSIPDSINRFLSGQRFAVAGVSRQSNQPANAIFRRLSESGYDVVPVNPRAPEVESVSCFPTLRDVPGSIDGVVIATPPAASLDVVRQCAEKGIPRVWIHRSFGEGSVSDEAVAECEAHGIECIAGGCPMMFCEPVDFGHRCMRWWLQRKGSVPR
- a CDS encoding 6-carboxytetrahydropterin synthase, with protein sequence MRVAKDFGWEAAHRLPHHAGLCSNLHGHSYRMTVEMEGEPDEHGIVIDFQDIKAVIKPLIDEWDHSTLVSKDDIELLGAVRKLGDRHVVIPCESTAENLCVIVADYVRHNGSDVLEKHAITSMRIRIQETGSCFAEHEVMLT